The following are encoded in a window of Bacillus xiapuensis genomic DNA:
- a CDS encoding PrkA family serine protein kinase, whose protein sequence is MDILKKIEQYREEEEMLKWEGTFEEYLEIVKEKPWVAQSAHSRVYHMINDQGVEEENDLKRYRFFSDELYGLEEALERLVEEYFHPAAKRLDVRKRILLLMGPVSGGKSTLVAKLKKGMEAYSRTDRGAVYAIKGCPMHEDPLHLIPRHLRDDFYEEYGIRIEGSLSPLNAMRLQEEYAGRIEDVLVERIFFSEDKRVGIGTFSPSDPKSQDIADLTGSIDFSTIAEYGSESDPRAYRFDGELNKANRGIMEFQEMLKCDEKFLWHLLSLTQEGNFKAGRFALISADEMIVAHTNETEYRSFIANKKNEALHSRIIVMPVPYNLKLSQEEKIYEKMIQESDVSDVHIAPHTLKVAAMFTILTRLKEPKRGDIDLLKKMRLYDGETVEGYNTSDVEQLKKEHQDEGMSGIDPRYVINRISSAIIRKEVASINALDVLRSLKEGLDQHPSITNERREKYLNFISIARKEYDDIAKKEVQKAFVYSYEESAKTLMDNYLDNVEAFCNKTKLHDPLTGEEISPDEKLMRSIEEQIGVSENAKKAFREEILIRISAYARKGKRFDYHSHDRLREAIQKKLFADLKDIVKITTSTKTPDEQQLKKINEVVARLIDDHGYNSVSANELLRYVGSLLNR, encoded by the coding sequence ATGGATATTTTAAAAAAGATTGAACAATACAGAGAAGAAGAAGAGATGTTAAAGTGGGAAGGCACTTTTGAAGAATATTTAGAAATCGTGAAAGAAAAGCCCTGGGTGGCACAATCGGCTCATTCCAGAGTATACCATATGATTAACGATCAAGGTGTAGAAGAAGAGAATGATTTGAAAAGATACCGTTTTTTCAGCGATGAATTGTATGGATTAGAAGAGGCGCTTGAACGCCTTGTTGAGGAATATTTTCATCCAGCGGCTAAAAGACTGGATGTACGCAAACGAATTTTGCTGCTGATGGGGCCGGTTAGCGGCGGGAAATCCACTTTAGTTGCGAAGCTTAAGAAAGGCATGGAAGCTTATTCCCGAACGGACAGAGGAGCTGTGTATGCTATTAAAGGCTGTCCGATGCATGAGGATCCGCTGCACTTGATCCCGCGTCATTTAAGGGATGATTTCTATGAAGAATACGGCATTCGGATCGAAGGAAGTCTATCGCCGCTGAATGCGATGCGATTGCAGGAGGAATATGCGGGAAGAATTGAAGATGTGCTGGTAGAGAGAATTTTCTTCTCTGAAGATAAGCGTGTCGGCATTGGCACATTCAGCCCATCCGATCCGAAATCACAGGATATTGCCGATTTAACCGGAAGCATTGATTTCTCCACGATTGCTGAGTATGGTTCGGAGTCGGATCCGAGAGCCTATCGTTTCGATGGGGAATTGAATAAAGCGAACCGCGGAATTATGGAATTCCAGGAAATGCTGAAGTGCGATGAGAAGTTTTTATGGCACCTGCTGTCGCTCACGCAAGAAGGAAACTTCAAAGCCGGCCGTTTTGCGCTCATTTCAGCGGACGAAATGATTGTCGCTCATACCAATGAAACGGAATACCGCTCGTTTATTGCCAATAAAAAGAATGAAGCCCTTCATTCCCGGATTATTGTCATGCCTGTCCCTTACAATCTCAAACTCTCTCAAGAAGAGAAAATATACGAGAAAATGATTCAAGAAAGTGATGTTTCCGATGTTCATATCGCACCCCATACGTTAAAGGTAGCCGCTATGTTTACCATTCTGACAAGGCTGAAAGAGCCTAAACGAGGGGATATAGATTTACTGAAAAAGATGCGTCTGTATGATGGAGAAACCGTTGAAGGTTATAATACTTCGGATGTGGAGCAGCTGAAGAAGGAACATCAGGATGAAGGAATGAGCGGAATTGATCCGCGCTATGTTATTAACCGCATTTCATCTGCGATCATTCGCAAAGAGGTAGCGTCTATCAATGCGCTGGATGTGCTTCGTTCCTTGAAAGAAGGATTGGATCAGCACCCGTCGATTACGAATGAACGGCGTGAGAAATACCTGAACTTTATTTCCATTGCCCGCAAAGAATACGATGACATCGCTAAAAAGGAAGTGCAGAAGGCATTTGTGTATTCTTATGAAGAGTCCGCCAAGACGCTGATGGATAACTATTTAGATAATGTGGAAGCTTTTTGCAATAAGACGAAACTGCATGACCCATTAACCGGGGAAGAGATCAGCCCGGATGAAAAATTGATGAGATCCATTGAAGAGCAGATCGGCGTTTCAGAGAATGCCAAAAAAGCGTTCCGGGAAGAGATATTGATTCGGATCTCGGCCTATGCCAGAAAAGGTAAGCGCTTTGATTACCACTCCCATGATCGCCTCCGGGAAGCGATCCAGAAGAAGTTGTTTGCGGACTTAAAAGACATTGTAAAGATCACCACCTCCACGAAAACTCCGGATGAACAGCAGTTGAAAAAAATCAATGAAGTGGTTGCCCGTTTAATTGATGATCACGGGTATAATTCCGTATCTGCAAATGAATTATTGCGCTATGTCGGCAGCCTGCTCAATAGGTAG
- the yhbH gene encoding sporulation protein YhbH has protein sequence MSENYHIARENWSLHRKGYDDQQRHKEKVQEAIQKNLPDLVTEENIILSNGGEIVKIPIRSLDEYKIRYNYDKNKHVGQGDGDSQVGDVIARDGSRSSGPGQGRSAGDQAGEDYYEAEVTFMELEKAFFNELALPNLKQKEAADFKVEDIEFNDIRKTGLMGNIDKKKTLMTAFKRNALTGTPAFHPILPEDLKFRTWNEIEKPHSKAVVLAMMDTSGSMGIWEKYMARSFFFWMVRFLRTKYETVDIEFIAHHTEAKVVDEEHFFTKGESGGTICSSAYRKALELIDEHYPPSRYNIYPFHFSDGDNLSSDNPRCLTLVKELMKRSNMFGYGEVNQYNRNSTLMTAYKNIQDEKFRYYILKQKSDVFYAMKTFFSKDE, from the coding sequence ATGAGCGAAAATTATCATATTGCCCGAGAAAACTGGTCTCTCCATCGCAAAGGATACGATGATCAGCAGCGGCATAAAGAAAAAGTGCAGGAGGCCATTCAGAAAAACCTCCCTGATTTAGTAACAGAAGAGAATATCATTTTGTCGAACGGCGGGGAGATTGTGAAAATTCCGATCCGCTCGCTCGATGAATATAAAATCCGTTATAACTATGATAAGAATAAGCATGTCGGACAAGGAGACGGAGATAGTCAAGTCGGAGACGTGATCGCCAGGGACGGCAGCCGTTCTTCCGGTCCCGGCCAAGGAAGAAGTGCAGGAGATCAGGCGGGAGAGGATTATTACGAAGCGGAAGTTACATTCATGGAATTGGAGAAAGCCTTCTTTAATGAACTGGCTCTGCCGAATCTGAAGCAGAAAGAGGCGGCGGACTTCAAAGTGGAGGATATTGAATTTAATGATATCCGCAAAACGGGGCTGATGGGCAATATTGATAAAAAGAAAACATTGATGACCGCTTTTAAAAGAAATGCGCTAACCGGAACACCTGCTTTTCACCCGATTCTTCCGGAGGATTTGAAATTCCGGACATGGAATGAAATTGAAAAGCCGCACTCTAAGGCGGTCGTGTTAGCGATGATGGATACGAGCGGATCGATGGGCATTTGGGAAAAGTATATGGCCCGAAGCTTTTTCTTTTGGATGGTGAGGTTTCTGCGCACGAAGTATGAGACGGTTGACATTGAATTCATCGCGCATCATACTGAAGCAAAGGTGGTGGATGAAGAGCATTTCTTCACAAAAGGAGAAAGCGGGGGAACGATTTGTTCGTCAGCTTATCGCAAAGCGCTTGAATTAATTGATGAACATTATCCGCCGAGCCGTTATAATATTTACCCGTTTCACTTCTCGGACGGCGACAATTTATCCTCAGATAACCCCCGGTGTCTTACTCTTGTGAAAGAGCTGATGAAACGGTCCAATATGTTCGGCTACGGCGAGGTAAATCAATATAATCGCAACAGCACATTAATGACGGCATATAAAAACATTCAGGACGAAAAGTTTCGCTATTATATTCTAAAACAAAAATCGGACGTGTTTTACGCAATGAAGACCTTCTTTTCGAAGGATGAATGA
- the trmL gene encoding tRNA (uridine(34)/cytosine(34)/5-carboxymethylaminomethyluridine(34)-2'-O)-methyltransferase TrmL: MSINVVLYQPEIPANTGNIARTCAATDTTLHLIRPLGFSTDDKMLRRAGLDYWEFVNVVYYDSLDEFFEKNAQAECYYITKFGENYYADFDFSQPEKDYFFVFGKETTGLPKDLLAANKERCLRIPMNDKVRALNLSNTAAILVYEALRQQQFLHLK; encoded by the coding sequence TTGTCTATTAATGTAGTGCTATACCAACCAGAAATTCCCGCTAATACCGGGAATATTGCGAGAACTTGTGCGGCTACAGATACCACGCTTCATTTAATTCGCCCGCTTGGTTTTTCCACAGATGATAAAATGCTGCGGCGGGCAGGATTGGATTATTGGGAGTTTGTGAACGTAGTTTATTATGATTCGCTGGATGAGTTTTTCGAAAAAAATGCCCAAGCTGAATGCTATTATATCACGAAGTTCGGGGAAAACTATTATGCTGACTTTGACTTTAGCCAGCCGGAGAAGGACTACTTCTTTGTGTTCGGAAAAGAAACGACCGGGCTGCCTAAGGATCTGCTTGCTGCCAATAAAGAGCGCTGCTTGCGCATTCCAATGAATGACAAAGTGCGGGCTTTAAACCTATCCAATACGGCGGCAATCTTAGTATACGAAGCGCTGCGCCAGCAGCAGTTTCTGCATTTAAAATAA